TATCCACCAAAATTATTACCAGAAAAATTAAATTTTGATAATTATATAAAAGCATTAAAACTAGTAAAACTTGATAGATTATTATTAAATTCAGCTTTGATCGGTATTGCCGTAACCATAGGAAAGCTTATCACAGGAACCCTTGCTGGTTATGCATTTTCTAATTTTAATTTTAAAGGTAAAAAGATTTTATTTGGTATTTTATTCATAACTTTATTTTTACCTGCTGAAACCGTTATGATATTACCCTTATTCATGATAATGAATAAACTTGGATGGATAAACAGTTATTTAGCTTTAATAATTCCTTTTATAGCTTCAGCAACAAATGCTTTTTTATTTAGACAACATTTTATGACAATACCAAAAGAACTCGAAGATGCTGCCAAAATAGATGGTGCGAGCCCTATGCAATATTTTTTTAAAATATTAATTCCTCTTTCAAAACCAATGCTCGGTGGGGCAGCTTTGATAAATTTTGTCTATGCTTGGAATATGTATTTATGGCCTTTGATAGTAACTATGGATGATTCCATGAAAACCGTTCAAATTGGTGTGAAAATGCTCATGGATGCCGAAGGATTAAATAATTGGGGTGTAATAATGGCGGGAACGAATTTAGCTTTAATTCCAACATTAATAATATTTTTTGCGATACAAAATCTTTTCGTAAAAAGTCTCGTGAGTTCTGGCTTAAAAGGTTAAAAAAAGCTGTATTTATAAAATACAGCTTTTTATTTTGGATAATTAATTATAAAACTTTCTGTTTTTCCAGCAAAAGATATTTTGCCATCATCTAAAAAAACAACTCTTTCAGCTATATCAGAAAAAAGCGAAAAATTTCTTGTTGAAATTATAAGTGTTCTATCTTCTTTTATTCTATAAAGAATATCTTTAACATCTTCTAATAAAAAATCATCTAAATGGTCGAGTATAGAATCAAATATAAAAACTTTTGGCCTTCTCGCCAATGATATAAAAGTTATTAAAGAGATTTTCTCACCTATTGACCAATTTTTTAAAGAGTTATACTCTTTGAGATTATCCAAATCAGAAAATATTTTAGATATGCCAAGTTTTTCAAGTATTGAAAAATATTCTTTTGAAATATCTTTTAGCTTTAAACCCAATGAAAGATTCAAAATCTCTTTTAAAGTTAAAAAATTGAGATTTTCAACAAAAGTTGGATCTGAATAAGTTATTTGAGATCTCAAATATTTTCTATCGAGATCAAAAACACTTTTACCAAGAAAATATATTCCACCAACGCCTTCGACATTATTATAAAGCTCTTCATTTAAATGTACAAAAGATCTCAGCAAAGAAGATTTACCTGAATTTCTTGGACCATAAAGAAGTATTATCTCTCCCGGATATATATCCAAGTCAAGATTTTTTAAAATCTTAGTATTTCCTATATTTAAAGAAAAATCTTCCAATTTTAAAATTGGATCTTCATAATACATTTTATCAACTCATTTGTTTTTTTCAACATTATCTTTA
This genomic stretch from Oceanotoga teriensis harbors:
- a CDS encoding carbohydrate ABC transporter permease, which encodes MKISTRKKMNLIVSEILLILISILIMLPIILSFSMSFMSPNEVFSYPPKLLPEKLNFDNYIKALKLVKLDRLLLNSALIGIAVTIGKLITGTLAGYAFSNFNFKGKKILFGILFITLFLPAETVMILPLFMIMNKLGWINSYLALIIPFIASATNAFLFRQHFMTIPKELEDAAKIDGASPMQYFFKILIPLSKPMLGGAALINFVYAWNMYLWPLIVTMDDSMKTVQIGVKMLMDAEGLNNWGVIMAGTNLALIPTLIIFFAIQNLFVKSLVSSGLKG
- a CDS encoding ATP-binding cassette domain-containing protein, which translates into the protein MYYEDPILKLEDFSLNIGNTKILKNLDLDIYPGEIILLYGPRNSGKSSLLRSFVHLNEELYNNVEGVGGIYFLGKSVFDLDRKYLRSQITYSDPTFVENLNFLTLKEILNLSLGLKLKDISKEYFSILEKLGISKIFSDLDNLKEYNSLKNWSIGEKISLITFISLARRPKVFIFDSILDHLDDFLLEDVKDILYRIKEDRTLIISTRNFSLFSDIAERVVFLDDGKISFAGKTESFIINYPK